In Methylomagnum ishizawai, one DNA window encodes the following:
- a CDS encoding YcxB family protein, which translates to MMTEIEYEVREQDLLAFNDHQLKNSQGLQKVLRRHQGIVPGVLAVLSMFLWFYYQDTLSAIYVAVTAVAWGLLTPVFLKWQMRQRIRRMYSDADMAAILGKYKLRSEQDALVEVSRVGESRVSWADILRIDVIKGYVFIFVTLDTALIVPYATVKTGDLREFLKDADARLEQAA; encoded by the coding sequence ATGATGACCGAGATCGAATACGAAGTGCGCGAGCAGGATTTGCTCGCTTTCAACGACCACCAACTCAAGAATTCCCAAGGGCTGCAAAAAGTCCTGCGCCGCCATCAGGGGATCGTGCCGGGCGTTTTGGCGGTGTTGTCCATGTTCCTCTGGTTCTACTATCAGGACACGCTATCCGCGATCTATGTCGCCGTCACCGCCGTGGCTTGGGGCTTGCTGACGCCGGTATTCCTCAAATGGCAGATGCGCCAGCGCATCCGCAGGATGTATTCGGACGCGGACATGGCCGCCATCCTCGGCAAGTACAAGCTGCGTTCGGAGCAAGATGCCCTGGTCGAGGTCAGCCGCGTCGGCGAATCGCGGGTGTCCTGGGCCGATATCCTCCGCATCGATGTGATCAAGGGCTATGTCTTCATTTTCGTGACCTTGGATACGGCCCTGATCGTGCCCTACGCGACCGTGAAAACCGGGGATTTGCGGGAGTTCCTCAAGGACGCCGACGCCCGCCTCGAACAGGCCGCCTGA
- the bfr gene encoding bacterioferritin → MQGHPDVILRLNRLLAGELTAIDQYFIHSRMCRDWGFQHLYEHISHEMGEEQAHADRLISRILFLEGIPDLGQRSPLAVGRDVPAILANDLALEYRVIAELREAMAFCESVADYETRNILLTLLKDTEEDHAHWLEAQLGLIAKIGLENYLQSRL, encoded by the coding sequence ATGCAAGGGCATCCCGACGTCATCCTGCGCCTGAACCGGCTTCTGGCCGGCGAACTGACCGCCATCGACCAGTATTTCATCCATTCGCGGATGTGCCGGGATTGGGGGTTCCAGCACCTGTACGAGCATATTTCGCACGAAATGGGGGAGGAACAGGCACATGCGGACCGTTTGATTTCGCGCATCCTGTTCCTCGAAGGCATCCCGGACCTCGGCCAGCGCAGCCCGCTCGCCGTGGGCCGCGACGTGCCCGCGATACTCGCCAACGACCTCGCGCTGGAATACCGGGTGATCGCGGAACTGCGGGAAGCCATGGCCTTCTGCGAATCGGTCGCCGATTACGAGACCCGGAATATCCTGCTCACCCTGCTCAAGGACACCGAGGAAGACCACGCCCATTGGCTGGAAGCCCAACTCGGCCTCATCGCCAAGATCGGCCTGGAGAACTACCTGCAATCCAGGCTTTGA
- a CDS encoding (2Fe-2S)-binding protein: MYICICKNVTDGQIRNAVRDGRVRNMRGLRQELGACDQCGKCAMDACRVLRDSLQEKQHLTGNEPLAATG; the protein is encoded by the coding sequence ATGTACATCTGCATCTGCAAGAACGTTACCGATGGACAAATCCGCAACGCCGTCCGCGATGGACGGGTGCGTAATATGAGGGGATTGCGGCAGGAACTTGGCGCCTGCGATCAATGCGGGAAGTGCGCGATGGATGCGTGCCGCGTCCTCCGCGACAGTTTGCAGGAAAAGCAGCACCTGACCGGCAACGAACCGCTGGCCGCGACGGGCTGA
- a CDS encoding phosphate/phosphite/phosphonate ABC transporter substrate-binding protein: protein MVYNFTVSPDFGPEHLAGWYVFNTWLQRVLETAIHLEIYPDFDSQRRAIAEGKVDLIYANPYDASMLVREKGFVPLVRPKGKTDEAIIATGAHNDDIVTVEDLEPGARIATTSDPDVHMMGMIMLEPADLNADNVALVVSDNYVLVAKRLIRGECQAGIFLAEAFHDLSSMVKSQLKVLVRGEIQVVHHGLLLGPRLACYREPLLAALLGMASDEKGRGVLKSLGFAEWEVVDQEAMEFMIDLMDTLMV, encoded by the coding sequence ATGGTTTATAACTTCACGGTGAGTCCCGATTTCGGACCGGAGCATTTGGCGGGCTGGTATGTGTTCAATACCTGGCTGCAACGGGTGCTCGAAACCGCCATCCATTTGGAGATTTACCCGGATTTCGATAGCCAGCGCCGGGCTATCGCGGAAGGCAAGGTCGATTTGATCTATGCCAATCCCTACGACGCTTCCATGCTGGTGCGGGAAAAGGGGTTCGTCCCCTTGGTCCGGCCCAAGGGCAAGACCGACGAGGCGATCATCGCGACCGGTGCCCATAACGATGATATCGTGACGGTCGAAGACCTCGAACCCGGTGCCCGTATCGCCACCACCAGCGATCCTGACGTGCATATGATGGGCATGATTATGCTGGAACCCGCCGACCTGAACGCGGATAACGTGGCCTTGGTGGTTTCCGATAATTACGTCCTGGTCGCCAAGCGCCTCATCAGGGGCGAGTGCCAAGCCGGTATTTTCCTGGCCGAGGCTTTCCACGATCTGTCCTCGATGGTGAAAAGCCAACTTAAGGTTTTGGTGCGCGGTGAAATCCAGGTGGTCCACCATGGTTTGCTGTTGGGGCCGCGCTTGGCTTGCTATCGGGAACCCTTGCTGGCCGCCTTGTTGGGCATGGCGTCGGACGAGAAGGGCCGGGGCGTGCTGAAATCCCTGGGTTTCGCCGAGTGGGAGGTCGTCGATCAAGAAGCGATGGAGTTCATGATCGACCTGATGGATACCTTGATGGTGTAG
- a CDS encoding PAS domain-containing protein, producing the protein MQDMRPEEIVGDYREYTLSLYGYGSRRVLVTDIETPYPEGRLIVSRTDPNGFITHVNRSFVLMSGYTEQELIGSPHSILRHPDMPSVAFRGLWDTLRAGKTWQGYVKNLRKDGGYYWVKATVIPNVRGGKVIGYTSVRRKPSRQMVEQSKALYQTLV; encoded by the coding sequence ATGCAGGATATGAGACCGGAAGAGATTGTCGGTGATTATCGCGAATATACTTTGAGCTTATATGGCTATGGTAGCCGACGGGTTTTGGTGACCGACATAGAAACGCCTTACCCCGAAGGCCGCCTGATCGTGTCGAGGACCGATCCGAACGGTTTCATCACCCATGTCAACCGTTCCTTCGTGCTGATGTCAGGGTATACCGAGCAGGAATTGATCGGTTCCCCTCATTCCATCCTGAGGCACCCCGACATGCCGTCGGTGGCGTTCCGTGGCCTATGGGATACCTTGCGGGCGGGTAAAACCTGGCAAGGCTATGTGAAGAATCTACGCAAGGACGGCGGGTATTACTGGGTCAAGGCCACGGTGATCCCGAATGTGCGGGGTGGCAAGGTGATTGGCTATACCTCGGTGCGGCGCAAGCCTTCCCGGCAAATGGTGGAGCAAAGCAAGGCGCTTTACCAGACCTTGGTTTAA
- a CDS encoding roadblock/LC7 domain-containing protein, whose amino-acid sequence MRADMLKSILNELNGTSADIEASGVISTDGLMMAAVLPQGMDEDRVGAMSAAMLSLGDRTAQELERGGLEQVLIKGNKGYVLMTHAGHEAVLTVMAKPNAKLGLIFLDVKRAAESISAMI is encoded by the coding sequence ATGCGTGCAGACATGCTCAAGTCTATTTTGAACGAATTGAACGGAACCTCGGCCGATATCGAGGCGTCCGGCGTGATTTCCACCGACGGTTTGATGATGGCCGCCGTGTTGCCCCAGGGCATGGACGAGGACCGCGTGGGTGCCATGAGCGCGGCCATGCTGTCTTTGGGCGACCGCACCGCCCAGGAGTTGGAGCGGGGTGGCCTGGAGCAGGTGCTGATCAAGGGCAACAAAGGCTATGTGCTGATGACCCATGCCGGCCATGAGGCGGTTTTGACCGTGATGGCGAAACCCAACGCCAAATTGGGATTGATCTTCCTGGATGTGAAGCGGGCGGCGGAAAGCATCTCGGCGATGATTTGA
- a CDS encoding GTP-binding protein produces MANYKIIFTGPVGAGKTTAIASLSDEPPVKTDESASDMTKGRKSSTTVAMDYGVLHLAGGEKIHLYGTPGQERFDFMWDILSSGGIGLILLLDNTRADPFQDMRFFLEAFKKFIDQTKVVIGVTQMDLSPRPTIEDYHQQLHGMGRNIPLFEVDARARKDMTILLQALLYSLDPGLQEAKDG; encoded by the coding sequence ATGGCGAACTATAAAATCATCTTCACCGGTCCCGTGGGGGCCGGTAAAACCACGGCGATTGCCTCGCTGAGCGACGAACCGCCGGTAAAGACCGACGAATCGGCTTCCGATATGACCAAGGGGAGGAAATCGTCTACCACGGTGGCCATGGACTATGGCGTCCTCCATTTGGCGGGGGGCGAGAAAATCCACCTTTACGGCACGCCCGGCCAGGAGCGGTTCGATTTCATGTGGGATATCCTGAGCAGCGGGGGGATTGGTTTGATCCTGCTGTTGGATAATACCCGCGCCGACCCTTTCCAGGATATGCGCTTCTTCCTGGAGGCCTTCAAGAAATTCATCGACCAGACCAAGGTGGTCATCGGCGTCACCCAGATGGATTTGAGTCCGCGCCCGACCATCGAGGATTACCATCAGCAATTGCATGGCATGGGTAGGAATATCCCTTTGTTCGAGGTCGATGCCCGTGCCCGCAAGGATATGACCATCCTGCTCCAAGCCCTGCTCTATTCCCTCGATCCGGGTTTGCAGGAGGCCAAGGATGGCTAA
- a CDS encoding type IV pilus assembly protein FimV, whose product MGGASGFLYENRGADLTVEHNQTLVSARIPPEPPIGHFQDDPEPAFVVPGSAELAFPREYHAALSDYFRHCIARDPNDLRSHVRRIYLEHEAGRGEALHAALLDLFIALGRRGAGLRRRMLELARDILDPRLFQELAGGLAQGMDAIHTPIVPGSILSRGIEGGLNLVHPAGEPRGEGPRDALLEAREYLEYSQLEEARTVLERAVLREPLRAELHLELLDIYRSTRDSANFFRLSEALAGIEVAVPEAWQALTEYFRSLND is encoded by the coding sequence ATGGGCGGGGCGAGTGGCTTCCTCTATGAAAACCGCGGGGCAGATTTGACGGTAGAGCATAACCAGACCCTCGTGTCGGCCCGGATTCCCCCGGAGCCGCCGATAGGGCACTTCCAAGACGACCCGGAGCCGGCCTTTGTGGTGCCGGGGTCGGCCGAACTCGCATTCCCCAGGGAATACCATGCAGCGCTCTCGGATTATTTCCGCCATTGCATCGCCCGCGACCCCAACGACCTGCGGAGTCATGTGCGGCGGATTTATCTCGAACACGAAGCGGGGCGGGGCGAAGCGCTCCACGCCGCCTTGCTCGACTTGTTCATCGCCCTGGGAAGGCGCGGGGCCGGGCTGCGTAGGCGCATGCTTGAATTGGCCCGCGATATCCTCGATCCCCGGTTGTTCCAGGAACTGGCCGGTGGCCTCGCCCAGGGCATGGATGCCATCCATACCCCCATCGTGCCGGGTTCGATCTTGAGCCGGGGCATCGAGGGCGGCTTGAACCTCGTCCATCCGGCAGGGGAGCCGCGCGGCGAGGGGCCGAGGGACGCCTTGCTCGAAGCGCGGGAATATCTGGAATACAGCCAATTGGAGGAGGCGCGCACCGTCCTGGAGCGGGCCGTCCTGCGCGAGCCGCTACGGGCCGAACTGCATTTGGAACTGCTGGATATTTACCGCTCCACCCGCGATAGCGCTAATTTTTTCAGGCTGTCCGAGGCGTTGGCAGGCATCGAAGTCGCGGTGCCCGAAGCTTGGCAGGCATTGACAGAGTACTTCAGGAGCCTCAATGATTAG
- a CDS encoding porin translates to MKNSAFSIRLSMAALGVLSALAAGSAVASEIEEASGLADYMAGKGDAQPLKDYGIKWGGWLNTSISINDNSSPDKFNGPVTFGDRTSELQVNQAYLWIQRAVEASGDDWGWGGRFDIMYGTDSIFTQAYGNPAFDPRTGAVNTNRGHWDLHLTSFDERFYSLAMPQAYGELNIPIGNGLNVKVGHFYTPIGYEVVTAPDNFFFSKPYTFQYGEPFTHTGVLGNYTVDDNWAVMAGAVTGSSTGGWDGGFDRNIGNWDFIGGFTWTSDDKNYSFNASSTAGSQSEQNSNTWALYSLVGKANFLDNTLHVVTQHDHGFANNVLTSRGLGDDAEWYGINQYLMYDIQEDLGVGIRGEWFRDNNGFRVNGPARCGAGLNANAAGDVNSYSCPGYSYPFAGSNYYEVTVGLTYKPLKWVTLRPNLRYDWTDKVKAFDDGKRKDQLLFSTDVVILF, encoded by the coding sequence ATGAAAAATAGCGCTTTCAGCATCCGTCTGAGCATGGCGGCCTTGGGTGTCCTTTCGGCTTTGGCGGCGGGTTCGGCTGTCGCGAGCGAAATAGAGGAGGCCTCCGGGTTGGCGGATTACATGGCCGGCAAGGGCGATGCCCAGCCTTTGAAGGATTACGGCATCAAATGGGGTGGATGGCTTAATACCAGCATATCGATCAACGATAACAGCTCCCCGGACAAGTTCAACGGCCCGGTGACTTTCGGCGACCGTACCAGCGAATTGCAGGTCAACCAGGCCTACCTGTGGATACAGAGGGCGGTGGAGGCCAGCGGCGATGATTGGGGTTGGGGCGGACGCTTCGACATCATGTACGGCACCGACTCGATCTTCACCCAGGCCTACGGCAACCCGGCCTTCGATCCCCGCACCGGCGCGGTCAACACCAACCGCGGCCATTGGGACTTGCACCTGACCAGCTTCGACGAGCGCTTCTACTCCTTGGCCATGCCGCAGGCCTATGGCGAATTGAATATCCCCATCGGTAACGGATTGAACGTCAAGGTCGGCCATTTCTACACGCCCATCGGCTACGAGGTCGTGACCGCGCCCGATAACTTCTTCTTCAGCAAGCCCTACACCTTCCAATACGGCGAGCCCTTCACCCACACCGGCGTTCTCGGCAACTACACCGTCGACGACAATTGGGCCGTGATGGCCGGTGCCGTGACCGGCAGTTCTACCGGCGGTTGGGATGGCGGTTTCGACCGCAATATCGGCAACTGGGATTTCATCGGCGGTTTCACCTGGACCAGCGACGACAAGAACTACTCGTTCAACGCCTCCTCCACCGCCGGTTCCCAGTCCGAGCAGAACAGCAACACCTGGGCGCTGTACAGCCTGGTCGGCAAGGCCAATTTCCTGGATAACACCTTGCATGTGGTCACCCAGCACGACCATGGCTTCGCCAACAACGTCCTGACCTCGCGTGGCCTGGGCGACGACGCCGAATGGTACGGCATCAACCAATACCTGATGTACGACATCCAGGAAGACTTGGGCGTGGGTATCCGCGGCGAATGGTTCCGCGATAACAACGGCTTCCGCGTGAACGGCCCGGCCCGTTGCGGCGCGGGGCTCAACGCCAACGCGGCGGGCGATGTGAATTCCTATAGCTGCCCTGGCTATTCCTATCCCTTCGCAGGCAGCAATTATTACGAAGTCACCGTCGGCCTGACCTACAAGCCGCTGAAGTGGGTCACGCTGCGCCCGAACCTCCGCTACGACTGGACCGACAAGGTCAAGGCCTTCGACGACGGCAAGCGTAAAGACCAGCTCTTGTTCTCCACGGATGTCGTCATCCTGTTCTGA
- a CDS encoding DUF2959 domain-containing protein, translating to MSKQPIPTPATLADILNPLAKYLVAQCQKLYFRVVESTGQHKRDILVSRVESARDSLEEAKDQFQSALDKFSALTQFDGGDLEDLYRQLKLEFDYSTAKALAVKDRIDAVQDVAEALFAEWEGELEQYSNRSLRSASRQKLKLTQQHYGQLISAMRRAESKIEPVLRVFQDQVLFLKHNLNAKAIASLEHELTTMAVGVNGLIGAMEKSIGRANDFVCSLNGRKALPPADGV from the coding sequence ATGAGCAAGCAGCCCATCCCGACCCCCGCCACCCTCGCCGATATCCTCAACCCGCTGGCCAAATATCTCGTCGCCCAGTGCCAGAAGCTGTATTTCCGGGTGGTGGAATCGACCGGCCAGCATAAGCGCGATATCCTAGTGAGCCGGGTGGAGAGCGCCCGCGATAGTCTGGAGGAGGCCAAGGACCAATTCCAAAGCGCCCTCGACAAGTTCAGCGCCCTGACCCAATTCGACGGCGGCGACCTGGAGGATTTATACCGGCAGCTCAAGCTCGAATTCGATTACAGCACGGCCAAGGCGCTGGCGGTGAAGGACCGCATCGACGCCGTGCAGGATGTGGCGGAAGCCTTGTTCGCGGAATGGGAGGGGGAACTGGAGCAATATTCCAACCGTAGCCTGCGCAGCGCCAGCCGTCAGAAGCTCAAGCTGACCCAGCAGCATTATGGGCAGTTGATTTCGGCGATGCGGCGGGCCGAGAGCAAGATCGAGCCGGTGTTGCGGGTCTTCCAGGACCAGGTGTTGTTTTTGAAACACAACCTGAACGCCAAGGCCATCGCCTCGCTGGAACACGAACTGACGACCATGGCCGTGGGCGTCAATGGCCTGATTGGCGCGATGGAGAAATCCATAGGCCGGGCCAACGACTTCGTGTGTTCGCTGAACGGGCGCAAGGCCTTGCCGCCTGCGGATGGGGTTTAG
- the uvrA gene encoding excinuclease ABC subunit UvrA: protein MDIIRIRGARTHNLKNIDLDLPRDRLIVITGLSGSGKSSLAFDTLYAEGQRRYVESLSAYARQFLSVMEKPDVDHIEGLSPAISIEQKSTSHNPRSTVGTITEIYDYLRLLYARAGTPRCPEHGISLEAQTISQMVDHVLSQPEDSRWMLLAPVVNARKGEHAQVLDDLRNQGYIRARIDGEVYELDEPPKLDLRKKHTIEVVVDRFKVRSDLGLRLAESFETALKLADGMALVVSMDGDKRELIYSDKYACTLCGYSLSELEPRIFSFNNPKGACPGCDGLGVKPYFDPALIVTQPKASLAEGAVRGWDRGNAYHYQLLLNLAGHYGFDMERPFEELPEAARNIVLYGSGKEILTYTLKSATGKTVEHRHPFEGVIPGMERRYKETDSQMVREELAKYLSAKPCPACGGARLNRAARHVYVADTALPTLTGLPIRRAVEFFDALNLTGRRGAVAAKIVKEIGERLRFLVDVGLDYLTLDRSADTLSGGEAQRIRLASQVGAGLVGVMYVLDEPSIGLHQRDNERLLETLKRLRDLGNTVIVVEHDEDAIRTADYVVDIGPGAGVHGGSIVAQGTPEQVMADAGSLTGAYLAGRLSIEVPEARYEPDPERMLRLKNASGNNLKGVDAAFPVGLFTCVTGVSGSGKSTLVNDTLFRHAARALNGASEAPAPCGAVEGLEHFDKVVDIDQSPIGRTPRSNPATYTGVFTPIRELFAATPEARSRGYVPGRFSFNVKGGRCEACAGDGVIKVEMHFLPDIFVHCDLCKGRRYNRETLDIRYKGRTIYEVLEMTVEEAQVFFSAIPTVARKLDTLMEVGLGYITLGQNAVTLSGGEAQRVKLARELSKRDTGKTLYILDEPTTGLHFHDIRQLLGVLHQLRDHGNTVIVIEHNLDVIKTADWLVDLGPEGGEGGGRIIATGTPEQIADDAVSHTGRFLRKVLGR from the coding sequence ATGGACATCATCCGAATCCGCGGCGCCCGTACCCACAACCTCAAGAACATCGACCTCGACCTGCCTCGCGACCGGCTCATCGTCATCACCGGGCTGTCGGGTTCGGGCAAATCCTCGCTGGCTTTCGACACCCTCTACGCCGAGGGTCAACGCCGCTATGTGGAATCGCTGTCGGCCTATGCCCGCCAATTCCTCTCGGTCATGGAAAAGCCCGATGTGGACCATATCGAAGGCTTGTCCCCGGCCATTTCCATCGAGCAGAAATCCACCTCGCACAACCCGCGTTCCACCGTCGGCACCATCACCGAAATCTACGACTACCTGCGCCTGCTCTACGCCCGCGCTGGCACGCCGCGCTGCCCGGAACACGGCATTTCCCTGGAGGCACAGACCATCAGCCAGATGGTGGACCATGTGTTGAGCCAACCTGAGGACTCGCGCTGGATGCTGTTGGCCCCGGTGGTCAACGCCCGTAAGGGCGAACACGCCCAGGTATTGGACGATCTCCGCAACCAGGGCTATATCCGCGCCCGCATCGACGGCGAGGTCTACGAACTGGACGAGCCGCCCAAGCTCGACCTGCGGAAAAAGCACACCATCGAAGTGGTGGTGGACCGTTTCAAGGTGCGGTCCGATTTGGGGCTGCGGTTGGCGGAATCGTTCGAGACCGCGTTGAAGCTGGCCGACGGCATGGCTTTGGTGGTGTCGATGGATGGGGACAAGCGAGAGCTGATCTATTCCGATAAATACGCCTGCACCCTGTGCGGCTATTCCCTGAGTGAACTGGAGCCGCGCATCTTTTCCTTCAACAACCCCAAGGGCGCGTGCCCTGGGTGCGATGGCCTGGGGGTGAAGCCCTATTTCGATCCGGCCTTGATCGTCACCCAGCCCAAGGCCAGCTTGGCCGAAGGCGCGGTGCGCGGCTGGGACCGGGGCAATGCCTACCACTATCAATTGCTGCTCAACCTGGCCGGGCATTACGGTTTCGATATGGAGCGGCCCTTCGAGGAACTCCCGGAAGCGGCCCGCAATATCGTGTTATATGGCAGCGGTAAGGAAATCTTGACCTATACGCTGAAATCCGCGACTGGTAAGACGGTGGAACATCGCCATCCGTTCGAGGGGGTGATTCCCGGCATGGAGCGGCGCTACAAGGAAACCGATTCCCAGATGGTACGGGAAGAACTGGCGAAATACCTGTCGGCCAAACCCTGTCCCGCGTGCGGCGGGGCGCGGCTGAACCGTGCGGCCCGGCATGTCTACGTGGCCGATACCGCCTTGCCCACGCTGACCGGATTGCCGATCCGCCGGGCGGTGGAATTCTTCGACGCGCTGAACCTGACCGGACGGCGCGGCGCGGTCGCGGCCAAGATCGTCAAGGAAATCGGCGAGCGCCTGCGTTTCCTGGTCGATGTGGGTTTGGATTACCTGACCCTGGACCGCAGCGCCGACACGCTGTCGGGCGGTGAGGCCCAGCGTATCCGTTTGGCGAGCCAGGTCGGGGCGGGTTTGGTGGGCGTGATGTACGTGCTGGACGAGCCGTCCATCGGCCTGCACCAGCGCGACAACGAGCGCTTGCTGGAGACCCTCAAGCGGCTGCGCGACCTGGGCAATACCGTGATCGTGGTCGAACACGACGAGGACGCTATCCGCACCGCCGATTACGTGGTGGATATTGGCCCCGGCGCGGGCGTGCATGGCGGGAGCATCGTGGCCCAGGGCACGCCGGAACAGGTGATGGCCGATGCCGGGTCGCTGACCGGGGCTTATCTCGCGGGCCGTTTGTCCATCGAAGTGCCCGAAGCCCGCTACGAACCCGACCCGGAGCGGATGCTGCGCTTGAAAAATGCCAGCGGCAACAACCTCAAGGGCGTGGACGCGGCATTTCCAGTGGGTTTGTTCACCTGCGTTACCGGCGTGTCCGGCTCGGGCAAATCCACCTTGGTCAACGACACCTTGTTCCGCCACGCCGCCCGCGCCCTCAACGGTGCTTCGGAAGCGCCCGCGCCGTGCGGGGCTGTCGAGGGTTTGGAACATTTCGATAAGGTGGTCGATATCGATCAAAGCCCGATAGGCCGCACGCCGCGTTCCAATCCGGCGACCTATACCGGCGTGTTCACCCCGATCCGCGAACTGTTCGCTGCCACGCCGGAAGCCCGTTCCCGTGGCTATGTGCCGGGCCGGTTCAGCTTCAATGTCAAAGGCGGGCGCTGCGAAGCCTGCGCGGGCGATGGCGTCATCAAGGTGGAGATGCATTTCCTGCCGGATATCTTCGTCCATTGCGATCTCTGCAAGGGCCGGCGCTATAACCGCGAAACCCTGGACATCCGCTACAAGGGCAGGACCATCTACGAGGTGCTGGAGATGACGGTGGAGGAGGCCCAGGTTTTCTTTTCGGCCATCCCGACCGTGGCCCGCAAGCTGGATACCTTGATGGAAGTGGGCCTGGGTTATATCACCTTGGGCCAGAACGCCGTGACCCTTTCGGGCGGCGAGGCCCAGCGGGTGAAGCTGGCGCGGGAATTGTCGAAGCGCGATACCGGCAAGACCCTATATATCCTGGACGAGCCCACCACGGGGTTGCATTTCCACGACATCCGCCAATTGCTGGGTGTGCTGCATCAGCTCCGCGACCACGGCAATACGGTGATCGTGATCGAGCATAACCTGGATGTCATCAAAACCGCCGATTGGCTGGTCGATCTGGGGCCGGAAGGCGGGGAAGGGGGGGGGCGGATCATCGCCACCGGGACGCCGGAACAAATCGCCGACGATGCGGTGTCCCATACCGGGCGGTTCTTGCGGAAGGTGTTGGGGCGGTGA
- a CDS encoding transposase — translation MIKESPNAAQEREARLDRLGDVLQEMEKYIDFKALAAEVDRAAPRPSRARGGRPPFPTELMVRAFILQNLHGLSDEQMELQVLDRLSFQRFLGLRHSSQVPDRTTFWTFRERLAAAKAGEALFEAVNRQLARHGYIARGGQIVDASLVPVPRQHVTREARVGAISAA, via the coding sequence ATGATCAAGGAAAGCCCGAATGCCGCCCAGGAACGCGAAGCCCGGCTGGACCGGCTGGGCGACGTGCTGCAAGAAATGGAGAAGTACATCGACTTCAAGGCGCTGGCCGCCGAGGTCGACCGGGCCGCGCCGCGTCCTAGCCGGGCGCGTGGCGGGCGTCCGCCGTTCCCGACCGAGTTGATGGTCCGTGCGTTCATCCTTCAGAACTTGCACGGACTCAGCGATGAACAGATGGAGCTCCAGGTGCTGGACCGGTTGAGTTTCCAGCGGTTCCTGGGGCTGCGGCACAGCAGCCAGGTGCCGGACCGGACCACGTTCTGGACGTTCCGCGAGCGGCTGGCGGCGGCGAAGGCCGGGGAGGCGTTGTTCGAAGCGGTGAACCGGCAGTTGGCCCGGCACGGCTACATCGCCCGTGGCGGGCAGATCGTGGACGCCAGCCTGGTCCCGGTTCCCCGGCAGCACGTCACCCGGGAAGCCCGCGTAGGTGCGATTAGCGCAGCGTAA